The Borrelia puertoricensis genome contains the following window.
TTTCTTTTACTTTTAATTTAACTACTTTGGTAATCTCCTCAGCTTCTTTTGCTTTCTCAGCCTCAACTTTACTTATATGCTCAACCATTTTATTTAAAATAAAAATATCATTTTTTAAACCAAGCTCATTCTCAACTTCTAGATTTGTCAACTTAACAAACTTAAGAAATTCTTGTCTAAAGTCTAATTGTGCCAAGGTATTATAAAATTCACTTTTATTTAAAAATGATTTTATTCTCTTAACTAACTCTTCATCACTTGCACTCTCAATATCATTATAGCTTCTCATATACTTAAGAGCGTTGTTAATCTCAACATTAAAAGCCACCATATAAAACATAATCTTTGCTATAAATGCATCGTCTCTTTCAATAACACAGTTTGTAGTATCTCCACCAAATAAAAAGAATAAGTTTCCTTTTTTTAATCCTGTACATAAGAGTTGCATCTGTACTTGTACGTAATACTTAAAGAAATATTTATTATCTAGAAAATTACCAATTCTATTATATTCAGAAGCACCGCATTGTATTTGAAATGAATCGCTGCATTTTATCTCTAAAAGTTCAGCATCACCTTCCCCGTTAACAAACCAAGCATCAATTGTAGCACCAACTAAACAATCACTCTTACCAACTTTTTTAAAGTAATTATATTTATCAATACCGTTTGAATATTTATTTTTATGTAATATATGAATATTCTTATCATAAATTTTTACAAATTCGTCAATTATTAAATTCTCTAAAGCCTTTCCCTTTTTAATACTCAAATTATCTTCAAAAGGCATTTCCCTTCCTATAGATTTAAGAATTCTTACGATAAACATCTCTTCTAAATAATCAGCTCCCATAAACAGACTACCAACTTCACTAGCTCCTACCCTGTGTAAAGCTCTTCTTTGCATACTAAAGTCAACCTTACTATTAAACTTGAAATACTCATTCTTACCAATTTTTGGTAATTTACGTCCTACCTTATTTATTTTACTTAACTGTTTTTGTTTACCTTTAAGATTTTCTTGACTTTGATATGCAAAAGATTCAAAACCCTTAAATACCATTTGCCTGTACAAATCAAATTGTTGCATCCCCACCTCTAATTTTTGTTCATTTGTTTTTGTCATATTTGTCATATTAAACTCCTTTTGTTCTTCTTTATAAATAAAATAATATAACAAAAATTGTTTT
Protein-coding sequences here:
- a CDS encoding DUF244 domain-containing protein, producing MTNMTKTNEQKLEVGMQQFDLYRQMVFKGFESFAYQSQENLKGKQKQLSKINKVGRKLPKIGKNEYFKFNSKVDFSMQRRALHRVGASEVGSLFMGADYLEEMFIVRILKSIGREMPFEDNLSIKKGKALENLIIDEFVKIYDKNIHILHKNKYSNGIDKYNYFKKVGKSDCLVGATIDAWFVNGEGDAELLEIKCSDSFQIQCGASEYNRIGNFLDNKYFFKYYVQVQMQLLCTGLKKGNLFFLFGGDTTNCVIERDDAFIAKIMFYMVAFNVEINNALKYMRSYNDIESASDEELVKRIKSFLNKSEFYNTLAQLDFRQEFLKFVKLTNLEVENELGLKNDIFILNKMVEHISKVEAEKAKEAEEITKVVKLKVKEKIQDMMRTYSISNNIYYNFEGILFSLNMRKRAIKDRFKVFSDSYTQVNGLSNFSSNSNEWSTPILKAV